The DNA window ccttaagaatgctgtgGGCccgacgcagacagcgtttcctctgtaTGTCCTCAATAGCTGGAAgtgattcattttttatttattgaaattaaagtaaacagataaataaaaactcGAGTTCTGAGGGGAGACTGAGCAAGAGCAAAATAAAGGGCCattagtaaaaaataaataaataacaaaagagTAAAAACTGTATGCAGtttcatcaataaataaataaaagtagaaaaacGGAAGAAAAAAAGTTGGGCTATTTGAAAGAGGGGGTCCTGTTGTCTCCCATTAATGGGGCccaataataaattatttctgtatttgctgTATTAGGAATTCTTTGCATTCAGTCTCCATGTCACTCTCGTTCAGGAGCTCCATCGCTGAGTGTCGAGGGGATCTCAGCCTTCGTGAAGCCCCTTCTGTTTCTCCTCACGGTCTTCCTGCTACTGTGAGAACAGAGAACCACCACATCCTACTGCAAAACTGCCAGGAGCTTTAGCTAACCACATACACCCAACCTCATTTCCTGAGTTATCAATATAGTTCAATATAGTGCACTTGTGACATGTAATTATGTTATTTGTGATGAAGACATGTTTCTCATCGATTGATTGTCTGAGATAGTTTGTGAGTGCGCGTAGGAGTGTGGCTGTTGTAAACAGTAACAAGTACACAACATAATCAAATTACCTGGTAAGATGTGTAATAATTCTTTACTAAATCATTACTTTTGTTAACTTCACTTTTAAACATTCTGTCTCTATATATTTATAAGAAAGTATATTTTAATAGAATGaagattaatatttaatgtttgtcACTCTGATGTCCTCTATATGGGATGTCTTAAGATCTCATTTGGATGTCTGATACTGtactgacaaaatgacaaatggttaaactcaataaaaaaatatacttaCTCAGTTACTGTTGAAATGGTTTTTAAgttaaaacaagacaatatgccagttttcattcatctttttaataaacatttggtTAGAAATTGTCTTGtcaatgcaaaaacagaaaaagttaaaCAGAACAATGTGTGTTAAAGCATTGGATAATCTCCTGAGAACGTAAACACAAGCGCAAACAGGTCACTGATTACTACAGCACATTAAAGAGATGCAGATGCATGGCTATTAACTTGGATCCTGTGGTTGGAGATATTTCAGCGAACCAGTAGCTTGTCAGACATGACAtgaacagctaaaaaaaaaaaaaaagaacaaaggtGCCactaaacaaagaaatgaaatcaAAACATAGCACTCAAAAACACTTATTTCTCCTCTCAGAACTCTTTATATCAAGCAATAATTTTGTTAAAACAGTTCTGACTTTTCTGTTTCATGTCCTTCTCTGTTGATGTGGATACTAAGTCGACACCTATCCCTCAATAACACGACCTGATCTGTGCTGACAGTCACTGATTATATTCATATAGTTTACCAGTCAGTAATGCTGAACaatgatttgtctttttttgttttttcttaaactgaagacaaattaaaataacaagGTTAAACATGTTCTCATCGTCTTAGGAAAGCAAAGCATAAGGAATAGACATAATCACAAACATACTGATCTTTCGTTTACAGTTATCtcataaaaactaaatttgacAAACACATCCCCCAAACCAAACCATAGTTTTACTTTCATCTCTTGCACACAGAGAAGGAATAAATCAGTTAATGTAAATACAGTGCTTTCCACTTAAAAAGATATTAAACGTTCATTTCAGTTTTACCCCATTAACTACAAACTGTGTATACTTCAGATTATTGCTGACCATTTCCCAAACACAATTTAAGTTTTTAGATTGTATTCCTATCTTTTATTGGTTATTGGTCCATATTAATTTAagtacaatataaatataagcGTGCAGGGACTACGAACTTGCTCTCACAGGTTAATCAATACCAGTAAACATTTAGGACGGGTTCAcgttttttcaagtctgtcttgaAACCGACATACCCCTACGTgcattgaaagagttattggtcacTGTAATTATTCCTCCCATCCATACTGGCAGTGAAGAGATTTCTTCCCAACATGATTCCAATGTAATGATGGGAGGGATAATcaacagtcctcattctgtgcaaaTATATATTCCAAACTTCAGCTGAATCTAATATGAAGTTTAAGCAGACTGAGTTAGACAAGTGaagtggatatcttccaaagttagtctttttagtacaaaatttcCTCTTTGCGTTAGTATCCCTCCATTGCAGCTCAGCAAAGAAACACTGTCCGTGCAACACAAAAAGGAAATTTGATGGGTTACCTATCTTAAGCAAAGTTCAAGTCTCTGTAAATTAGTTTTCATATACACACTAAAAATGTATAGAAGCCAATAGCTGCATTTAAAGTTGAGAATCAATCTAAAAAGTTATtgcatgtttttgaaaatggcTGGCAATAAGTTAAAAGTATACACACTTAATAGTAACTGAGCTAACGTATTCTAAACGGCTGCAATGATTCTATAAAAAcatgcttaaaaaaatgactttacaGAAAATCACCTGGGTTGCCATTCAAGAATCTCctcagtagaaagaaaacattgaaaTCAAAACAGATACATTCCATCGTTGGCTATCAACAGCAGCCATCAAAATCACAGTAGGATTTGATTCTAGCATTCACAGTTCTCTACAGGCACATTATTATGTGAATGTGGTCCCAGCAGTGAACTAGTCAGACTGTTCACTGACCAGGAAGTAGCTCTAATCTCATTAGTATCATTACGGAACAGAAATGCAGCATTAGTTCCTGAGTGTCAGAAGTAGAAGGTTAACGCTGATCTCAACCAGTGAAAACCACATtcgatttatttatttttttacaatctATTCTCATACAAACTCTGTTCTACCAATCTTTGGTTAAATTAGTGAATAGGTGTGCTAACCCACACTTTGAGGAGAGGTCGATGATAAATAAGGCACTTGCAAATATTCGTTGATCACCTACCGATGCTGCTCTTCGCCACATATTTGACGTCTTAGGTAGTTTTTCCTGCGTTCCTTGCGCTGATAAAAGCCATACCGTGAGTTCTGAAGTGTGTATTCAGATCTGATGCCTTTTCAAATTGTTTGCCGCACACCTTACAGGCCAGTgtgccctcctcctccatcccctGAGCTATGGAGGATTGAGAAGAGGGCGATGCTGGTGCAGAACCGTCCAGAGAACTCTTATCGTCATGGTTCCTGCTGTTACCAGGTGAAGGTGCTGGATGCACTCTGAGGGATTGCTGGTTGTCAGTGAATGCATTTCTCACTTTGTGGGTGATGAAGCGATGGCGTGAAAGGGAGGAGGTGGATGTGAAGCAGGCGCCGCACTGTAGACACTGCTGACTGCCGCCCTCCGTCCCTGCTCGCCGGTGCTGGCTGATATGCTCCAGGAATGATGCCTGGTCCTCTGTGGTGAAGCCGCAGGGGGCACAGCGGAACCCAAACTCAGGAAGGGGGCAGGGGGCaggggcagaggaggaggactgcAGCTTCTTCACTGGACTCACTCCATCTGTGGACTCTTCGTCCTGCTCCATCTTCGCAGCTCCTCTCCGCCTCTGGCGAGCCCCAAAACTGCCGTCCTGTTCTGAGGAACTGTCATCTCCACCCCCCTGTGACCAGAGGATATCCACTGTTAACAACATCTTAGTAAaaagtgtttcctgtttgacTTACAAAAAGAGCAGCTTACCATCTGTGTGTCCTGGCTTTCTGTGTCCATGCTGTGTCTCAGCTGAACATGCCTCTCCAACATCGCTCTGCTGCTGAATGTTTTCTTACCCTCACTACAGAacctaccacacacacacacacacacacacacacacacacacacactgttatgaTTTAATGATTGCAATGGAATTCTTCAAGAGTTTACAACAGAGGTTATCAACCCCCAGGCTGCATTTTCCACCAGGCCATGAGGAAACCGAAGGAAGCAGAATAATTATATGACTACAGGCTATTATGATTATCAGACTATAGGCTTTTTGCGATAATTAACTTGAACTGAGACACAGTCTGTTCTGAATTTGTCCTTTTCATTCCCTGTCAAGTCCACAACaacaatatattgtttttgtaactTAGCTACATAAAAGCAATGAGGTCAGAGTGGTTACAACTGAAATCCTCTTGATAATCATTTAAACTTTTGGACAAAGTGCCAGCAAAGTCAACCGGTGTGTCATAATATGGATAAAAGGATGCAGAATGTGGGATACTCACTGGCAGCAAAAGCCACGATTCAagactttgtgtttgtctctgatGTGACGTCTCAGACTAGAGGTGGTGGTAAAGGAGCTCTCACACTTGTTACAAGGAAACTTCTTCAGAGtctgcacaacacaaacaaaaatatatggctacatctatttatttatagctgtatccaaaaactaaattaatttaGTCAAATTATACATCTTAGACAGTAGGGGGATGGTGGCCTTCCAGACCTTGCCATGTTGTTCAGCCATATGGGTAATGTAGTCTTCACGGTCTGGGTAGCGTGCATGGCAAGGCGCACACTTCCACCCTGAGGGGGTCTTcatcttttctgtcttctctttctcttctttatcttcatccatccattcctCCCCATCTGAGCTCTCTAACGTCAATGAAGGCCGTGAACAAGAGGAAGCAGCTGGATGTGAAGGCGACTCTTGTTTCAACATGGGAGTCTTATGGGTCTGAAGAACAGAGAGAACAGGGGAAAAAGatagagaggggggaaaaaagtgtgtTGTAAGGCAGATTTTTTGTTCGTCTTGACACTAACTGAACTATATTAGACACTATATGAGCATGCATATACCTTGAAATGGTCCAGTAGGGAACTCCTCTGAGAAAACAACTTGGTGCACTCCGGGCATTTAAACACATGCACCTTCTGATTGGTCAAATGAGTGTCAAAGTGGATGTACAGCACAGACTTGTTTGTAAAAACTGTGTCACACATGACACATTTATAGATCAACCTGtaaaagagattaaaaaaactgGGTCAATTAATTgaaaggaaaacatttattttcatgagaaaaagcacatctgtgtgtgtgtgtgtgtgtacgtgtgtacaTGGTCTGTCCTTCAGTGAGAGCTGGATGTTGGGCAGTGATGTGGTTCTGTATGCTGGGAGCAGATTTGAAAGCCATGGGACAGCTGGGGCATTTGTGGAACATATCGCAATGAGCCTGTTGGATGTGAGACTTCACCGAGTTGAGACCTCCAAACACCACCAGGCAACTGGAacatctgcagagagagaaagaattgttaaaagacagaaaagagggaaaCATGGGCatataataatacagtacagtatacttTCGCTTAATTGAACAATCACATGGGAAGATATCACACCTGTATCCAATGCGGCGTGCAAAGTGCAAACAGGTCTTGTCCAGGTGTGTTTGAAATAGAGGCTGCGTGGCCATCCCCCCACACTCTGGGCAGATGTGTGGTGGGCAGCCTTGGTGGATGCGTTGATGAGCTGCAGCACTGCAGCTATTGGGCAGGAGCATGGGAGGGGAACACTCTGTGCATGACTGGagaacaacagaagaagaaagggacGGCCAAAGAAAGGAATTAAGTTCATTTTCATATCATTGGAAAACAAATATCTTGCTCTTTTTTTCACACTCAAAAGACTCACAGTGGTTTGTGCTGGTTTGATTTCTTGGAAATGCTCGGCCACCTCATCTTTGCTGCTGAATTGAGCCTGACACTCAGGACATTTATTACTGATGTACTGCACTGCCTCTGCTTTCTTGTTGGAAACTGCCTGATGTGACTGGGGTGTTGGGTTTGGGGTGGCCTGGCCTAAAAAGGATGATGAAGGAATCAAGGAGTAATATACAAAGAGAAGCATAATCACACACAGGAATCAcatcttaaaaaagaaaaattaaaaacaacagaaaccaTGTTCACCAACCAATTGCCTTGGCTTCCTGCTGGCCAATCATCTGCTCCACAGGTACAGGTTTCATGACCAGGTGTGAACACTGCATGATCAGACCTCTCTCCTTGTGTTCTCTGGCGTGTAAAAGCAGGCTGCACTTGTTGAAGAAGGCCAAGCGCTTGGCACAGTGATTACAGGTCACCTCAATCCTCAGCGAGCGCCGAGCGTAGTGCCGCGCCAAACTCTGCTCCAGGGCAAAGGCGTCACCGCACTCCAAACAGCGATAACCCTGCAGGGGATCAAACATTCATCTTCTTAGATATTGATACATTAATATGAAAAATAGTTATGTAAAACAATGTGAGCTTGTCATGAAATTA is part of the Siniperca chuatsi isolate FFG_IHB_CAS linkage group LG9, ASM2008510v1, whole genome shotgun sequence genome and encodes:
- the znf687a gene encoding zinc finger protein 687a isoform X1, with the protein product MGDMKTPDFDDLLAAFDIPDIDAKEAIQSSPEEERDEVGTNVGERESGSPSCFPCPPASHSDPPVVSVIVKNTVRSESFEEDETSVGDKTDNPSSSGLNSQVQVKFGDLTSQPGPKMPADVPVEPQIANGFEGSVPRDQGQSNTEPWPQCSPLRSTLIADEGGSDKGAEVGSVQHTTVVMNSLNPLLYLQSATSASTNSTPPSPHSVSPHLSPHSPQKEEICLLSNPSSFPLPQNGSIKAGIKHVMHSDESDSEPDLGSPLVIQESPESVMSSPPKFKHRAKVRSELLGSPETTSCLVSPPPRLTSLAPAKPKPQHEEKGQPTTPSSPSTAPQPQSPQDCLPSVSMGSTSVQEEKYPEHVIDERDSPESPPPSETGLVVPKRSSSPDSAQTTGLAANHKDFFHQEELMESEPREEDRPGETEELSEKVAGDGEDLNEESCGAGTEDPVSASAAETVSPPLRPLKVKIKMPTGSITRTVTGVAPKRGGRATTKGVDSTKPSPERHNTRSKRELSQMPAIAMLQEGARTVKDKTTVDTKPKVSPTAVSVTKTAALPSISVSFPRVSPGGINPRSLSQKTLNSGMTLPAPSPLLHPQSSGKPASIVNSTGAIISKSQTNLVEAFNKILNNKNLLPSYKPDLSSPLPAEWGLPLPAQGYRCLECGDAFALEQSLARHYARRSLRIEVTCNHCAKRLAFFNKCSLLLHAREHKERGLIMQCSHLVMKPVPVEQMIGQQEAKAIGQATPNPTPQSHQAVSNKKAEAVQYISNKCPECQAQFSSKDEVAEHFQEIKPAQTTSCTECSPPMLLPNSCSAAAHQRIHQGCPPHICPECGGMATQPLFQTHLDKTCLHFARRIGYRCSSCLVVFGGLNSVKSHIQQAHCDMFHKCPSCPMAFKSAPSIQNHITAQHPALTEGQTMLIYKCVMCDTVFTNKSVLYIHFDTHLTNQKVHVFKCPECTKLFSQRSSLLDHFKTHKTPMLKQESPSHPAASSCSRPSLTLESSDGEEWMDEDKEEKEKTEKMKTPSGWKCAPCHARYPDREDYITHMAEQHGKTLKKFPCNKCESSFTTTSSLRRHIRDKHKVLNRGFCCHVCVCVCVCVCVCGRFCSEGKKTFSSRAMLERHVQLRHSMDTESQDTQMGGGDDSSSEQDGSFGARQRRRGAAKMEQDEESTDGVSPVKKLQSSSSAPAPCPLPEFGFRCAPCGFTTEDQASFLEHISQHRRAGTEGGSQQCLQCGACFTSTSSLSRHRFITHKVRNAFTDNQQSLRVHPAPSPGNSRNHDDKSSLDGSAPASPSSQSSIAQGMEEEGTLACKVCGKQFEKASDLNTHFRTHGMAFISARNAGKTT
- the znf687a gene encoding zinc finger protein 687a isoform X2, translated to MGDMKTPDFDDLLAAFDIPDIDAKEAIQSSPEEERDEVGTNVGERESGSPSCFPCPPASHSDPPVVSVIVKNTVRSESFEEDETSVGDKTDNPSSSGLNSQVQVKFGDLTSQPGPKMPADVPVEPQIANGFEGSVPRDQGQSNTEPWPQCSPLRSTLIADEGGSDKGAEVGSVQHTTVVMNSLNPLLYLQSATSASTNSTPPSPHSVSPHLSPHSPQKEEICLLSNPSSFPLPQNGSIKAGIKHVMHSDESDSEPDLGSPLVIQESPESVMSSPPKFKHRAKVRSELLGSPETTSCLVSPPPRLTSLAPAKPKPQHEEKGQPTTPSSPSTAPQPQSPQDCLPSVSMGSTSVQEEKYPEHVIDERDSPESPPPSETGLVVPKRSSSPDSAQTTGLAANHKDFFHQEELMESEPREEDRPGETEELSEKVAGDGEDLNEESCGAGTEDPVSASAAETVSPPLRPLKVKIKMPTGSITRTVTGVAPKRGGRATTKGVDSTKPSPERHNTRSKRELSQMPAIAMLQEGARTVKDKTTVDTKPKVSPTAVSVTKTAALPSISVSFPRVSPGGINPRSLSQKTLNSGMTLPAPSPLLHPQSSGKPASIVNSTGAIISKSQTNLVEAFNKILNNKNLLPSYKPDLSSPLPAEWGLPLPAQGYRCLECGDAFALEQSLARHYARRSLRIEVTCNHCAKRLAFFNKCSLLLHAREHKERGLIMQCSHLVMKPVPVEQMIGQQEAKAIGQATPNPTPQSHQAVSNKKAEAVQYISNKCPECQAQFSSKDEVAEHFQEIKPAQTTSCTECSPPMLLPNSCSAAAHQRIHQGCPPHICPECGGMATQPLFQTHLDKTCLHFARRIGYRCSSCLVVFGGLNSVKSHIQQAHCDMFHKCPSCPMAFKSAPSIQNHITAQHPALTEGQTMLIYKCVMCDTVFTNKSVLYIHFDTHLTNQKVHVFKCPECTKLFSQRSSLLDHFKTHKTPMLKQESPSHPAASSCSRPSLTLESSDGEEWMDEDKEEKEKTEKMKTPSGWKCAPCHARYPDREDYITHMAEQHGKTLKKFPCNKCESSFTTTSSLRRHIRDKHKVLNRGFCCQFCSEGKKTFSSRAMLERHVQLRHSMDTESQDTQMGGGDDSSSEQDGSFGARQRRRGAAKMEQDEESTDGVSPVKKLQSSSSAPAPCPLPEFGFRCAPCGFTTEDQASFLEHISQHRRAGTEGGSQQCLQCGACFTSTSSLSRHRFITHKVRNAFTDNQQSLRVHPAPSPGNSRNHDDKSSLDGSAPASPSSQSSIAQGMEEEGTLACKVCGKQFEKASDLNTHFRTHGMAFISARNAGKTT